A window of Zingiber officinale cultivar Zhangliang chromosome 5A, Zo_v1.1, whole genome shotgun sequence contains these coding sequences:
- the LOC121979234 gene encoding putative transcription factor bHLH041, protein MHSMIRALDSLEQEQFIYQEKPMSFGRQLQGVQFPADRDEAAIMAAMVAVIASAAAASSANSSSTSAMSNPAREACTDFNNLNERAFRPYSSALAPNYQEPKEFLWGQKMIKNSICFLRRVKRDQEPPPSTSSHQQHMVSERRRREKLNDSFHRLSMILPPSSKKDKASVLIDARNYLKTLRAQILVLQEKNRKLEAHLPNKEMADQGYKAGNVQVEVLKLGSEEPRSQLEQIHIKIAVGVECNIVNLILHVLECLRGMRVVSIASVDARAYSPQMQQISAGANLKLQIKRCDWNEALFKEAMNRAVGGVAASVETLLVA, encoded by the exons ATGCATTCCATGATCAGAGCTCTTGATTCACTAGAACAAGAACAATTCATCTACCAG GAGAAGCCGATGAGCTTTGGCCGGCAGCTGCAAGGCGTGCAGTTTCCGGCGGATCGTGACGAGGCGGCGATCATGGCGGCCATGGTGGCCGTCATcgcttccgccgccgccgcctcgtcCGCTAACTCTTCTTCCACGTCGGCGATGTCCAACCCGGCTCGAGAAGCTTGTACCGACTTCAACAACTTAAACGAGAGAGCATTTAGGCCTTACAGCTCTGCTCTGGCTCCGAATTATCAGGAGCCCAAAGAGTTCCTGTGGGGGCAAAAGATGATAAAGAACTCTATCTGTTTTCTGAGAAGAGTAAAGCGCGATCAAGAGCCGCCGCCGTCAACAAGCAGCCATCAGCAGCACATGGTATCGGAACGGAGGCGTCGCGAGAAGCTCAATGACAGCTTCCACAGGCTCAGCATGATCCTCCCTCCAAGTTCCAAG AAGGATAAAGCTTCGGTGTTGATCGATGCAAGGAACTACTTGAAGACCCTGAGAGCTCAAATTTTGGTGCTTCAGGAGAAGAACCGAAAACTGGAAGCACATCTGCCAAACAAGGAGATGGCAGATCAGGGCTACAAGGCGGGCAACGTTCAGGTCGAAGTCCTGAAATTAGGCTCAGAAGAGCCACGCTCGCAGTTGGAGCAGATCCACATCAAGATAGCTGTGGGAGTGGAATGCAACATTGTGAACTTGATCCTGCATGTTCTGGAATGCCTCAGAGGGATGAGGGTTGTGAGCATAGCTTCAGTGGATGCTCGTGCCTACTCCCCACAGATGCAGCAGATATCTGCAGGAGCCAATCTGAAGTTACAGATTAAG AGGTGCGACTGGAACGAGGCGCTATTCAAGGAAGCCATGAACAGGGCGGTTGGAGGCGTTGCCGCAAGTGTTGAAACTCTTTTGGTGGCGTAG
- the LOC121979233 gene encoding casein kinase 1-like protein 2, with protein sequence MEPRVANKFRLGRKIGSGSFGEIYLGTNIQTNEEVAIKLENVKTKHPQLIYESKLYKILQGGTGIPNVRWYGVEGDYNVLVMDLLGPSLEDLFNFCNRKFSLKTVLMLADQMINRVEFVHSKYFLHRDIKPDNFLMGLGRRANQVYIIDFGLAKKYRDSSTHQHIPYRENKNLTGTARYASVNTHLGIEQSRRDDLESLGYVLMYFLRGSLPWQGLKAGTKKQKYEKISERKVATSIEALCRGYPSEFASYFHYCRSLRFDDKPDYAYLKRLFRDLFIREGFQFDYVFDWTILKYQQSQSANAPSRAIGPGVGPSSGLAHATTNDRQPGGEEARTSGWATLDPTYRPRVPPPAVHPGNLTKQKAPVGHDSPANKEA encoded by the exons ATGGAGCCTCGCGTGGCGAACAAATTCCGCCTCGGCCGAAAGATAGGGAGCGGGTCCTTCGGCGAGATTTATTTAG GAACAAATATCCAAACGAACGAAGAAGTTGCCATTAAACTT GAAAATGTTAAGACGAAGCATCCACAGTTGATATATGAATCAAAGCTATACAAGATTCTACAGGGAGGAA CTGGAATTCCAAATGTTCGATGGTATGGTGTTGAGGGTGACTACAATGTTCTGGTGATGGATTTACTAGGACCTAGTCTTGAAGATTTGTTCAACTTTTGTAACAGAAAATTCTCGTTAAAGACGGTGTTAATGCTTGCAGACCAGATG ATAAATAGAGTGGAGTTTGttcattcaaaatattttctacATCGAGATATCAAGCCAGATAATTTTCTGATGGGTCTTGGGAGACGAGCTAATCAA GTTTATATTATTGATTTTGGACTTGCCAAGAAGTATAGAGATAGTTCTACTCATCAGCATATTCCTTATAG AGAGAATAAGAACCTGACTGGAACAGCAAGGTATGCAAGTGTTAACACACATCTTGGCATAG AGCAAAGCAGGAGAGATGATTTGGAATCTCTTGGATATGTTCTTATGTACTTCTTAAGGGGAAG TCTTCCATGGCAAGGTCTGAAAGCTGGAACCAAGAAACAAAAGTATGAAAAGATTAGTGAAAGAAAAGTTGCCACATCCATTGAG GCTTTATGTCGGGGTTATCCTTCAGAGTTTGCATCATATTTCCACTATTGTCGTTCGCTACGTTTTGATGATAAGCCAGATTATGCATACCTTAAGAGATTGTTCAGGGACCTCTTCATCCGAGAAG GATTTCAGTTTGATTATGTTTTTGATTGGACAATTTTGAAGTACCAACAATCACAGAGTGCTAATGCTCCTTCACGAGCTATT GGACCAGGTGTGGGACCTAGTTCTGGCTTGGCTCATGCTACTACAAATGATAGACAGCCTG GTGGTGAAGAAGCAAGGACAAGTGGTTGGGCAACATTGGACCCCACTTATCGCCCAAGAGTTCCACCTCCAGCTGTGCATCCTGGGAACTTGACCAAGCAGAAGGCTCCTGTTGGTCATGATTCACCTGCAAACAAAGAAGCATAA